AGGTCGGGGCCTGCAGGGTGGCGATGGTGCGCATCAGGGTCGACTTGCCCGCGCCATTGGGGCCCAGCAGCCCATACATCCCGCGCGGGATCGTCAGACTGACCTCGTCCAGGGCCCGGGTCCCGTTGCCGTAGACGTGGGTCAGATTCTCGATGATCAGCATGGTCTTCCTACTGCCCCCGATCGAAGCCGGATCGCCGCCGGCCAGAACGGCGCGGCGGAGCCGAACTCCAAAGTTTCCAATTCAGCGCCCGTCGCACCGGATGTCGCCACCCGCGTTACGGGCACCTTAGCCCTAGTCCCCGACGGCGAGATGACTCGACGACGAGCGCGGCGGCAAGTGAAAGAACGTTTAGAGCGCCCGTTCAACTGTCTCATTGCCGAACAGCGACCACTTTGAGTCCGGATTTCACGGTTTCGCGACCGGGGTTTTGACACACGGCGTTTGGGTCTACAGGAAGCGCCATGACGCTCTACGCTTTTCCCCCGCACGCCATCCCGACGGTCCCGGTGGAGGGATCGGACGCCGTGTTTCCGGTCCGCCGGATCCTGTGTGTCGGCCGCAACTACGCCGCTCACCGCCGCGAAATGGGGGGCGACGATCGTGATCCGCCGTTCTTCTTCGCCAAGCCCGCCGACGCGATCGCGCCGCTGGCCGCAGAAATCGCCTATCCGCCGGCGACCAGCGACCTGCATCACGAGATCGAGCTTGTCGTCGCCCTGAAGGCCGGCGGCGCCGGCCTGTCGGTCGAACAGGCCCTGGCCTGCGTGTTCGGCTACGCGGTCGGCGTCGACCTGACGCGCCGTGACCTGCAAGGCGCGGCCAAGGCCAAAGGCCAGCCCTGGGAAGCGGGCAAGGCCTTCGACCAGAGCGCCCCGATCAGCGCTCTGCGCGTGATGGAAGCCCCTGCGGCCGAGGCGGCGGTGACTCTGTCGGTCAATGGCCAGGAGCGCCAACGCGGTCAGGTCGGCGACATGATCTGGAACGTCGGCGAAGTGATCGCCAAGGCCAGCGAGCTTTGGACCCTTTCTGCAGGCGACCTGATCTTCACCGGCACCCCCGAAGGCGTCGCCGCCATCGCGCGCGGCGACAAGGTCATGGGCGAGGTCGAAGGCGTCGGCCGCCTGGAATTCACCCTCGTCTAGCGCCAACGCGCCCTCCGACATCCCGCGAGAGACTGCGATGAAGCTTGTCCTGCACAGCGCCAAGCGCGCCAGCGCGCCCTATCGGGTCCGCATCGGCCTGAACCTGAAGGGTCTGGACTTCGAACTCCGCCCCGTGGACCTGGTGGCCAACGCTCATCACGGCGAGGCCTACCGGGCGTTGAACGCCCAGGCCCTGGTCCCGACCCTGGAGGTCGACGGACGCCCCCTGACCCAGAGCCTGGCGATCCTGGAATGGCTAGAGGAGACCTTTCCGGAGCATCCGCTGTTGCCCCCCGACGCCTTCGATCGGGCCAGCGTCCGGGCCATGGCCGAGATCATCGCCTGCGACATCCATCCGCTGAACAACCTGCGCATCCTGCGCCAGTTGACCGCGATGGAGATCGACGAGCCAGCCCGCAACGCCTGGGTGGCCCGGTGGATCCGAGACGGCTTTTCCGCGTTGGAGCCGATGGTGGCTCAGCACGGGCGGGGTTACGCCTTCGGGGATGCGCCTGGGCTGGTCGACTGCCTCTTGGTCCCGCAAGTGTTCAACGCTAACCGCTTCAATGTCGACTTGACCCCGTTCCCCGCCATCGAAGCCGCCGTCGCGCACGCCCGAGCCCACCCGGCCATCGCCGCCGCTCACCCTGACCATCACCCGGAGCGCTAGATGCTTGAGGACCTGAAAGCCAAAAACGCCGCCTGGTCGAAAAGCAAGACCGCGGTCGATCCGGACTTCTTCAAACGCCTGGCCAACCAGCAGAGCCCCGAATACCTGTGGATCGGCTGCAGCGACAGCCGCGTGCCGGCCAACGAGATCGTCGGCCTGGATCCCGGTGAACTGTTCGTCCACCGCAACGTCGCCAACCTGGCTCCGCCGCAGGACGCCAACTATCTGAGCGTGCTGCAGTTCGCGGTCGACGTGCTGAAGGTCAAGCACATCATGGTCGTGGGCCACTATGGCTGCGGCGGCGTCGCGGCGGCGATCGACGGCAAGCGTCGCGGCCTCGTCGACCACTGGCTGCACCCGATCCGAGAGGTCCACGCCGAGCATCGCCACGAGTTGGAGGCGATCCCCGAGGAGCGCGCCATGCTCGACCGTCTGACCGAGCTGAACGTCACCCGCCAGGTGCGCAATGTGGCCTCGGACGTCTTCGTCCAGGACGCCTGGGCGCGGGGCCAGTCGCTGGCCGTGCACGGCTGGGTCTATTCGCTGGCTGACGGCCTGGTGAACGACCTCAATGTCGGCATTGCTGGGTTGGAAGACTATCAGCGCGCGGTCGGGCAGGCGGGCTGAAGCCTATCCGCCGCGAATCCGCACGCGGGCCGTGGCCTTGCGCCCTTCGGTGTCCACCACGGTCAGCCTGTAGAACCCTGGCGCGGCCGGCTTCCAGATCGCTCGGCCGCTGACCGGATCAGGGTCGAGCGGCGCGCCCTCCACATACCAGGTGAGGCCCTCGCCCTCGGCGGCAAGGACCAGGCCCCGCGCTTTGCCCCCCAAAGCGTCGACCTGCACCGAAGCACCGTCGGGCGGGAAGATCAGGCGTGGGCCGTCATCGGCGGCGCGGAGTTTTTGCAGCGCCGGCGGCGCGGCCTTGGGCGCGATCGGGCGCGGCGCGGAGCCTTGCGCGCCGATCGCATCCGCCACGTCGAACAACAGCGGCAAGGCTGCGTCGCGACCCGTCAGCCCGCCGCGCGCGCCGCCGTCGGCGCGGCCCGTCCAGACCAGGATCGCATAGCCGCCGACCACTCCGGCCGCCACTGCGTCGCGGAAGCCGTAAGAGGTGCCGGTCTTGAAGGCCATCGACGGCCCGCCCCGCGTCAGGGCCGAAGGCGCGCGCCCCTTCGGCGCGGGCGCCTCACGCAGGATGTCCAGCACCTGCCGCGCCGCCTCGGGGCGGACGAGGCGTGTCCCGGCGGCCTTTTCGCGCGCCTTGGCGTCCGCCTCCGTCCAGGTCAGGGGCTTGGCGATCCCGTTGTCGCCCAGCGCCGCGTACAGCATGACGAGATCGCGCCAGGTAATCCCCTCGCCGCCCAGCGCCAGGGCCAGGCCTGCTTCCTTCAACTGCGCCTTGGGCCGCGCCAGATGCGCGCCTGCCGCCTCGATCCGGCCGGCGAAGGTCTCGGGACCCAGCTTTTCCAGCGTGGCGACGGCCGGAACGTTCAGGGAATGGGCCAGCGCCTCGCGCACGGTCACCTTATCATGGAACACCCGGTCGAAGTTCTCGGGCTGATAGTCGGCGAAGCGGGTGGCGCTGTCGGTCAGCTGGGTGTCGGCGGCCACCAGGCCATCATCCATGGCCATCGCGTAGATGAACGGCTTCAGCGCCGACCCCGGCGAGCGCAGGGCGCGAGTCATGTCGACCCAGCCGCCGGCCCGGTCTCGGCCTGCCGAGCCGACCGAGGCGCGCACCGCCCGATTGCGGATCTCGACCACCAGGATCGCGGCCGTGGCGTCCGGCCCCTGGGCGGCGGCGACGGCGGCGGCCATTGGCTCCAGGCGCGACTGAAGGTCCGCGTCCAGGGTCGAGACCACGCTGGCCTGGCCCTTGGGCGCGGCCCGCGCCAGTTCGCCGGCGGCATGCCAGGCCAGAGTCGGGAAGGCCGCGCGCCTGGGCAGGGGCTCGTTCTCGGCCTCATAGGCCGCCGCCTCGCTGATCGTTCCGCCCCGCACCATCTTGTCCAGCACCGCGCGCCGCGCAGCCTTGGCCACCTCGGGCCGGCGGTCCGGGCGGCGGGCCTCGGGCGACTGCGGCAGGGCGATCAGCAGAGCCTGCTCGCCATCGGTCAGGCTGGAGGGCTCATGGCCGAAATAGCTGAGGCTGGCCGCCCGCGCGCCCTCCAGATTGCCGCCATAGGGCGCGAGCGTCAGGTAGAGGGCCAGGATCTCGCGCTTGGAGAGGCGCGCTTCCAGTTGCACGGCCCGGACCATCTCGATCAGCTTGGAGCCCAGGGTGCGCGGGCGCGGCTCCAGCAGGCGGGCGGTCTGCATGGTCAGGGTCGAGGCGCCGGAGGTCACCCGACCATGAACCACCGCCGAGCCCACGGCGCGAACCAGCGATAGCGGATCCACCCCCAGGTGCCACCAGAACCGGGCGTCCTCGACCCTGATCAGGCGCTTCTGAAACGTCTTGTCGGTGCGTTCCAGGTCGGCGCGAATCCGCCAGCGACCGTCCTCGACGGGCAGGGCCCGCAGCCAGGCGCCGCGCCGGTCCAGAACCACCGGCGAGGACTGCTGCGCCCGGGTCATGTCGGGCGGGAAGACGGCGCCGAGGGTGAAGAGAGTCAGCTCGACGGCGAGAACGGCGATCAGGACCTTGGTCAGGCGGGGGACGCCGTCGCTCATCTTCCCCCTCCGGGGGAGGAGGATGCGCAGCATCCGGAGGGGGCGAGTCAGGGAAACCCCGCCGGAAACGTCCAGACCCCTCACCGACTGGCCCCCTCCGGGCCTGCAGCCCTCCTCCCCCAGAGGGGGAAGAAGGCCGATAAGCCGTCACGTATCATGGCCCCGGCGCGATGGTCGCGCGCGAGGCTGTGGACCGCGCCTCGATGGCCGGACGGTACATGTCCTTGGCCACCGCGCCCGGCAGGAAGAACGACCCCGGCGTCACCGCCCGCGCCACATAGGCCAGCGCGAAGGCCTTGTTCCCCTCCAGGTCCACGGCTGCGATGAAGCGGTCGTCACGGCTTTCCTGCACGTCGGCGGCGGTCAGCTCGCCCAGGAACTTGAACGGACCATTCTGGGCGTCGTCGGCGCCCAGGGTGGTCTCGATCTCGAACCCGGCCGGCAGGGCGTCGTCGACCACCAGAGCCATCGAGCGCGCCTGCATCGAGCGGCCGGAGACCAGCACGATGATCCGATCGCCCTGACGGATGCTCGCCGGGTCGATCGCCGCGCCGCTCATCGACAGCAGGCGCTTGCCCACCGACAAGCCGCTGGCGCTGGCCGGCGGCGCGGATACCGGCGTGCCGCGCACGCTGACCGTGCGCCACAGAACGCCCTTGCCGGTGTTGACGAAGCGGGCGTCAGCCAGCTTGCCCACCGCCCAGCGCGGGGCGCCGCCGGCCGGCGGCAACGGATTGGCGCCGGTGGCCTGGATCGAGATCGGACCTGAGGCCTTGATCAGGGCGTTGGCCGCGTGCAGCAGCGCCGCCTGCTCCTGAGTGTTCAGGGCGTCGGGATCCTTGACCGAGTTCTCCAGGCGTCCCTGCATCTGGCGAGCCACGTCCATCATGCCGGACTCGGCCGCCAGGGCCGTCAACACGGCGGTGTCGCGCAGGGCCGACTGGTACCAGTCCATCTCGTCGCGATAACCCAGCGATCCGACCGCCTGGCGCATGGCCGAGCGGGCGCGGGCGTTGTCGCCCATGCGGGCCAGGCCCGCAGCGACATAGGCCTTGGCGATCGGCTGGTCCTCATCCTTCATCTGCACGTCGTGCCACCAGCGCAGGCGAGCCAGATCACCCTTGCCGGCCTTGGCCATCACATAAAGGGCGTACGCGCTGGCGCGGCGGCGCATCCGCTCGGTGGCCTTCTTGGAGGCGTCCTCGTTGCTGGCCCACCACCCCGGATACTCCATGCGATAGGCGACCGAGGCCCAGCCTTCGGGTCGGCTGACCTGGCGCATGGCGCCCACGGCCTTGTCGATGGCCGCATCCGGCACGGCCACGCCCTGCGCCTTCGCCTCCAGAAGGAAGTCGACGACATAGGCGCCCAGCCACGGATCGGCCTCGCCGTCGCCGACGCGCCACAGGCCAAAGGCCCCGTCGAGCGTCTGGCGGTCCAGCAGCTTGCCCACCGCGCCCGCGAGGGCGGCCGGGGTGCGCTTGAGCTTGGGGTCGTTCGAGAAGGTCTGGGCGTACAGCAGCGGATAGGCCGTCGAGACCAGTTGCTCGGTGCAGCCGTACGGATACCGCTGCAGCGCCACGGCGATCGCCGAGGGGTCAAAGCCCCGGATCGGCGAGTAGCTGACCTGCATGGTCACATCGCCCGCGGCCAGGCCCGCCAGCAGCGGGTACGAGGGCGTGAAGGCCTCGCCCGGCTTCTGGGGCTCGGTGGTGGTGCGCACGATGTCGCCCCAGCCCAGGCGCGTCTGGATCGGATAGTCCTTCTGGGTCGCAAAGCCCGGACCGGCGACCTTGAAGCCGATCTTGCCCACGCCCGTGACGTCCGGCGCCAGGAACGGAATCTTCTCGGCGACGCGCTGGCCCAGCACCAGCTGGAACACCTTCTTGAAGGCCACCTTCAATCCGCCCATCGAGAAGGCCTCGGCGGTGTAGGCGCCCGGCTTGCCCTCGACATTGTGCAGCTCCAGCGTGGCATAGGCCTCATCGCCCGGCGCCAGGAAGCGCGGCAGGTTCAGGTCCGCCACCACCGGCTGGCGCACGGTCAGCGGCTTGGAGGCCGAGCCGACGGCGGTGTCGGTCCAGGCCACGGCCTGGATGCGCAGTTCGCCGTTGAAGTCGGCGGCCGGCAGCTTGACCACCGCCTTGCCGTCGAAGCCGGTCTCCACCACGCCCGACCACAGGGCCACGGTCTTGATCGGGGTGGTCGTCAGGCCTTCGCCGCCAATCTCGTCGCCGCCGAAATTGACGTTGGCCGGCGCGCCCATGTTCGGGTCCAGAAGACGACCGTAGTCGTCGCGGTAGTTGAGGGTCAGGGCCCGTTTGCCGAAGTACCACTTCACCGGGTCGGGGCTTTCCTGGTGGGTCAGGCGCAGGATGCCCTCGTCCACCGCCGCGATGGTGATGCGGGCCTTCTGGCCAAGGCCCATGCCCGACACCTTCACCGGGATCTCGACCGGCGCCTTGCTGTCGATCTTGCTGGGCGTGCCCAGGTCGACGGTCAGCTTGCGGCCCTTGGGGTCGATCGGCACATAAACGAGACCCAGCGCCCGACGCGGCTTGGGCGAGGCGACCGGGTCGCGCGGCTGGATGACGCTGACCATGACATAGGCCCCGCCGCCCCAGGCGGCCGAGGTCTTCAGGCGGACGGTCGTCCCGTTCTCGCCGACGCTGACGGTCTTGAGGTCGATCAGGCGATCGGTGGCGACCGCGATCTGGGCCTCGCCGGCATAGGGCGGCTTCAGGGTGATCTCGACCGTGTCGCCTTGCGCATAGGTCTTGGTTCCGGCGGTGACGCGGACGACGTCCGGCGCCTCGCCCTCACGGGCCGGCGCGCCCCAGCCCGCCGAGAAGCGGGTGACCGTCTTGGCCCCATCGGCCCCTTCGACCTCGAGGCGATAGTCGCCCCAGCCCAGGCGTCGGGCGATCTTGGCGGGCTGGCCCGCGCCGATATTGACCTGAGCCTTGGCGACGATCGCGTCGCGACTGCTGCGCCGCCACTGCCAGCGGCCGTTCTGCTGGAACCAGTCATAGTCCCAACGCTCGGCCACCAGCGTGTAGGTGGCGGTGGCGCCGATGCGCTGGCCGGCGGCGTTGACGGCGATGATGTCGAGGCTGACGGGCGGATCGCCCTTGCCCGACTCGCCCTGCTCGACCTTGACGCCGTAATAGACGGCCTTGGTCCGGATCTTCAGCTCCAGCCCCTCGCGCACCGGACGGCCGCCCGGCTCGAAGACGGAAGCCGTGACCGAGGCCACCAGCGGTTGGGCGTTGTCGCCGACGTCGCCGGTTCCAACCGACAGGATCGCGTGGCCTTCGCCGTCTGTCACGGTCGAGCCGAGGTCAAGGTACTTTTCGTCGAACGGCTTGCCCTGGTCGCCCCACGCGAAGCCCTTGAAGGCGGGGAACGGATCGGTGTCGGCGCGCAGGCGCGCCTCGCCCTGGGTCTGCAGGCCCGCGCCCGGCGCGCCATAGAGGAACCGGGCCGAGACATCGACCTTGCGGGTGTCGCCCGCGCCGAGCGGCACGGTTTCCTGGCCCGTGGCGGTGACGGCCAGACGCTGGGGCGCGAAGTCTTCGACGGAGAAGCTCAACGACCCCGTCGCCTCCTCGATGCCTTCGACATGCAACAGCGCCGTCCAGCGCCCTCGCGGCGCCGAGCGCGGCAGGGCGATGTCGGCAAGAGCCGCGCCGGCATTGGCCTGGCTGAACGGATAGCGGCGGAACTCGACGCCGGACGGACGCTTGACGATGATCTCGCCCTTGCGGTCGTTGACGGCCTTGGCCATCCGGTCGCGGATCATGGCGGTCAGGTGGACCGTCTCGCCCGGACGATAGATGCCCCGGTCGGCGTAGAGATAGCCGTCGATGTCGGCCGCGACGCTGCGACCGTCGACGCCGCCTTCGGTGCGGCCGCCGACGCCCTGCTTGGACAGGTCCACCGGCGAGCGGTCGAGGTCCAGCAACGCCAGATCGCCTTGCGCCCCATAGGCCATGACCATCTTGGCGCGCTCGGCGCCCTGGCCTTTCAGCAGCGGACGCAGGAACCGCACGCGGCCGTCGGCGTCGCTCTGCGCCTCGGCCAGGGGCTCGCCGTCGGCGGCGACCAGGGCCACGCGCACGCCCGACAGGGTCTTGGCGCTCTTGAGCGAGCGGACCACGACATCCAGGCTTTCCGAGCCGTCATAGGCCAGCATGGCCATGTCGGTGAATACGATCCAGCGGCGGGCCTGGGCGGGATTGTTGTCGCCATCGTCGGGATCGCGGCCGCCCGAGGCGTCGCGCGCCTTGATGACGAAGGCGCCGGCCTTCATGTCCTTGAGCACAGCGCCCAGCGGGAAGACCGTGGTAGCCTTCTGGCCGGTCGCGCCGCCAGCGACCTGCACAGTCCCCTTCCAGACCTGGCGACCGTCGTCGCCGACGGAATCCTCGCCATAGTCGCCGGCCCAGTCGCCTTCGCCGGTCGGCTCTGGCGCGCTGATCGACTTGCGAACTAGGTTGCGGTCCGGCACGCGCCAGACCTCGATGGCCAGGCTTTGGACGTTGATCGTCTCGATGGCGACGCCGTCGGACTCCTCGCGCGGCAAGATCACGCCATCGCCGGCGAAGCCGACATAAGGGGGCTTCTCACCAAAGGTGAAGTCGACGTCGGCGTTCGCGCCCAAGGTCTCGCCGCCCTTGGCGGGCAGCCCCTTGAGCAGGGTGATGCGATGGTCGGTGAAGCCGATCCCGCCCAAACACAGCTCGTCGCCCTTCACCCGAACCGAAGGCTGCCGGCCGATGTCGGGCGAAAGCAGCACGAAGTCGGCGTAGGATTTCGAGGCGTCCAAGTCGCGGCTCATGCGGATGCAGGCCAGCGGATCGGGACCGCTGCTGTCGACGCGGGTCTGCCAGACGGCGAAGCCCTCGGGCTTGGGAATGCCCCGGCGCGGCGCGCTGGCCGAGCGCGGCTTGCCGAACAGCGACCAGGCCTCGCCCTTGACCGTCTCCGCGCCGGCCGGCTTGCCGCCGCCGAAGAAATGGCCGCCTTTGCCGACGGCGAAGCCGCCGCCGAAACCGACCACCAGGGCCCCGGCCAGAGCCAGGGCGACGGGCCCATTCAGGGCGGTCGGCCAGCGGTCGGAGAGCGTCTGACGCAGGCTGTCCCAGCGCGAGCCCAGGCCGCGACGGGAGTCGCGGCCGCCTTCCGGCGGCGTCTCGTCCGTCGACATCCCGATATCTCCCCTGCTCGCCTAGGCTCGGGGCGACTTGAGCCTAAGCCGCGACGGGGGTCAACGGCGGGACGATGACGATATTATGCGTCGAACGCGACCAGTCCGGTGGTCAGATCGTAGCAAGCCGAGACCACCTTGAGGCGACCCTCCGCCAGCTTTTCGGCCAGCACCCCGTCGGCCACCTTCAGGCGGGCGGCGACGTCGCGCACATTCTGGCGAATGGCCGCGTCCTGCAAGTCCGCCGGATGGCGCTCCTCGGCAGCGACCACCGCCGGCAGGATCGGCAGCACCATTTCGTGGAGCGCGCCATGCAGGTGCGCGTGCTTGGTGGCGACATCGACCGCCGCGCCGACGGCGCCGCACTTGGTATGGCCCAGAACCACGATCAGCGGCGCGCCCAGGTGCTCGACGGCGTAGATGATCGATCCGAGGCCCTCGCGGCCGACCGTGGAGCCGGCGACGCGGACCACGAACAGTTCGCCGAGATTGCAGTCGAACACCAGTTCCGGCGCGACCCGACTGTCGGAGCAGCCGACGACGATCGCGAACGGCTTCTGGCCGTTGGAGAGCTCAGCGACGCGCGCCAGCGACGGCAGCATCAGATTGGCCCCGCCTCGCGCGAAGATCGCGTTGCCGTGCTTGAGGCGGCCCAGCGCTTCCTCCGGCGTCACCTCCTGCGGCGGCGCATGGCTTTCGGGCTCGTGGGCGGGGTCCGGCTCCATCGGCTTGACGCTGGCCAGCGCCTTGTCGAGCGCGGCCTTGTCGCTGGCCTGATGCTTGAGGGCGCTGGCGGTGCGCCGCCCCTTCTTGGTCAGCACGCTAGGCCCGTGTCCCTCGCCCTCGGCGAAGGCCAGCGCGGGCGCGGCCATGCCGGCCAGCGCGCCCAAAAGGAGCCGTCTCGAAACCATCTCGTCCCCCGACGCGGTTGGATGTCGGCGAGACGTTAGGCCAAGACGGTTCAAGACAAGGTTAATCGATCCCTACAGCGGCAATTCGACACGCTTGACCACCGTGCGCATGGCGATGCTGGAACTGACCCGCACCACACCGGGGATCCGGGTCAGTTCCTGGGCGTGGACGCGCTCCAGGTCATCCACGTCACGCACCACCAGACGCAGAAGATAGTCCGAGCCGCCGGTCATCAGATAGCATTCCGCCACCTCCCGGACGCCGGTGACGGCCTTCTCGAAGGCGCTCAGTGCGCTTTCGGCCTGGGACGACAGGGTCACGGTCACGAAGACGCTGAGCGGCAGGCCCACGGCCCGCTCGTCGATCACCGCAGCGTAGCGGCTGATGACCCCCTGCTCCTCCAACGCGCGCACGCGGCGCAGGCAGGCCGACTCCGACAAACTGACCGCCTCGCCCAGCTCGACAAAGCTGGCGCGCCCCCGCCTTTGCAGCACGGTGAGGAGCTTCCGATCGAAACTATCGAGTTCCACGGCGGCTTTCTTCATGACTTGACTATATCACGCAGGATTCCTGCATCAAGTCGCACGCCGAGGCCGAAATCGCCAAGAAACCTGCGAAGAAAGAGGCGCATGATCGCATCTAAAGCGCTTTTGGAGGAAGCATCATGCGCGTTGGCGTCCCTTCCGAGATCAAACCGGGCGAACACCGGGTCGGCCTCACCCCTACCGCCGTCCGTGAGTATGTCGGCCACGGCCACACCGTCATCGTCCAGTCGGGCGCGGGCCTCGGCGCCGGCTACGCCGACGACGTCTACGTCAAGGCGGGCGCCAGCATCGTTCCCGACGCCGCCGCCGTCTTCGCCGGCGCGGACATGATCGTGAAGGTCAAGGAGCCGCAGAAGGTCGAGTGGGAAAAGCTCGAGCCGCGCCACATCCTCTTCACCTACCTCCACCTCGCGCCCGATCCCGCCCAGACCGAAGGCCTGCTCAAGAGCGGCTGCGCGGCCATCGCCTATGAGACCGTCACCGACGCCAAGGGCGGCCTGCCGCTGCTCGCCCCCATGTCGGAAGTGGCCGGCCGGATCGCCGTGTTCTCGGCGGCCGAAACGCTGCTGAAGCACAATGGCGGCATGGGCTTGCTGCTCTGCGGCGTGCCCGGCGTGCCGCCGGCGCGCGTGGCCGTGCTGGGCGGCGGCGTGGTCGGCAGCAACGCCGCGCGCATGGCGGCGGGCCTAGGCGCCGAGGTCGTAGTGCTGGAACGCTCTATCCCGCGCATGCGCGAGCTGGACGACCTCTATCAAGGCCGGATCCTGACCCGCTACTCGACCTTCGGGGCGGTGGAGGAAGAAATTCTCAAGGCCGACGTCGTCATCGGCGCGGTACTGACCGCCGGCGCGGCCGCGCCCAAGCTGGTGCGCCGCGAGCACCTCAAGCAGATGAAGCCCGGCTCGGTGCTCGTCGACGTCTCGATCGATCAGGGCGGCTGCTTCGAGACCAGCAAGCCGACCACCCACGCCGAGCCGACCTATACGGTCGACGGCGTCGTCCACTACTGTGTGGCCAACATGCCGGGCGCGGCGCCGCGCACGTCGTCGGAAGCCCTGGGCAACGCGACCCTGCCCTTTGGCCTGGCTCTGGCCGACAAGGGCCTGGACGCGCTGAAGACCAACGTCCACCTCGCGCGCGGCCTGAACGTCCTGAACGGCGAACTGGCCCACCCGGCCGT
The DNA window shown above is from Caulobacter sp. FWC26 and carries:
- a CDS encoding fumarylacetoacetate hydrolase family protein, with amino-acid sequence MTLYAFPPHAIPTVPVEGSDAVFPVRRILCVGRNYAAHRREMGGDDRDPPFFFAKPADAIAPLAAEIAYPPATSDLHHEIELVVALKAGGAGLSVEQALACVFGYAVGVDLTRRDLQGAAKAKGQPWEAGKAFDQSAPISALRVMEAPAAEAAVTLSVNGQERQRGQVGDMIWNVGEVIAKASELWTLSAGDLIFTGTPEGVAAIARGDKVMGEVEGVGRLEFTLV
- the maiA gene encoding maleylacetoacetate isomerase, whose amino-acid sequence is MKLVLHSAKRASAPYRVRIGLNLKGLDFELRPVDLVANAHHGEAYRALNAQALVPTLEVDGRPLTQSLAILEWLEETFPEHPLLPPDAFDRASVRAMAEIIACDIHPLNNLRILRQLTAMEIDEPARNAWVARWIRDGFSALEPMVAQHGRGYAFGDAPGLVDCLLVPQVFNANRFNVDLTPFPAIEAAVAHARAHPAIAAAHPDHHPER
- a CDS encoding carbonic anhydrase is translated as MLEDLKAKNAAWSKSKTAVDPDFFKRLANQQSPEYLWIGCSDSRVPANEIVGLDPGELFVHRNVANLAPPQDANYLSVLQFAVDVLKVKHIMVVGHYGCGGVAAAIDGKRRGLVDHWLHPIREVHAEHRHELEAIPEERAMLDRLTELNVTRQVRNVASDVFVQDAWARGQSLAVHGWVYSLADGLVNDLNVGIAGLEDYQRAVGQAG
- the pbpC gene encoding penicillin-binding protein 1C, which translates into the protein MSDGVPRLTKVLIAVLAVELTLFTLGAVFPPDMTRAQQSSPVVLDRRGAWLRALPVEDGRWRIRADLERTDKTFQKRLIRVEDARFWWHLGVDPLSLVRAVGSAVVHGRVTSGASTLTMQTARLLEPRPRTLGSKLIEMVRAVQLEARLSKREILALYLTLAPYGGNLEGARAASLSYFGHEPSSLTDGEQALLIALPQSPEARRPDRRPEVAKAARRAVLDKMVRGGTISEAAAYEAENEPLPRRAAFPTLAWHAAGELARAAPKGQASVVSTLDADLQSRLEPMAAAVAAAQGPDATAAILVVEIRNRAVRASVGSAGRDRAGGWVDMTRALRSPGSALKPFIYAMAMDDGLVAADTQLTDSATRFADYQPENFDRVFHDKVTVREALAHSLNVPAVATLEKLGPETFAGRIEAAGAHLARPKAQLKEAGLALALGGEGITWRDLVMLYAALGDNGIAKPLTWTEADAKAREKAAGTRLVRPEAARQVLDILREAPAPKGRAPSALTRGGPSMAFKTGTSYGFRDAVAAGVVGGYAILVWTGRADGGARGGLTGRDAALPLLFDVADAIGAQGSAPRPIAPKAAPPALQKLRAADDGPRLIFPPDGASVQVDALGGKARGLVLAAEGEGLTWYVEGAPLDPDPVSGRAIWKPAAPGFYRLTVVDTEGRKATARVRIRGG
- a CDS encoding alpha-2-macroglobulin; this encodes MGMSTDETPPEGGRDSRRGLGSRWDSLRQTLSDRWPTALNGPVALALAGALVVGFGGGFAVGKGGHFFGGGKPAGAETVKGEAWSLFGKPRSASAPRRGIPKPEGFAVWQTRVDSSGPDPLACIRMSRDLDASKSYADFVLLSPDIGRQPSVRVKGDELCLGGIGFTDHRITLLKGLPAKGGETLGANADVDFTFGEKPPYVGFAGDGVILPREESDGVAIETINVQSLAIEVWRVPDRNLVRKSISAPEPTGEGDWAGDYGEDSVGDDGRQVWKGTVQVAGGATGQKATTVFPLGAVLKDMKAGAFVIKARDASGGRDPDDGDNNPAQARRWIVFTDMAMLAYDGSESLDVVVRSLKSAKTLSGVRVALVAADGEPLAEAQSDADGRVRFLRPLLKGQGAERAKMVMAYGAQGDLALLDLDRSPVDLSKQGVGGRTEGGVDGRSVAADIDGYLYADRGIYRPGETVHLTAMIRDRMAKAVNDRKGEIIVKRPSGVEFRRYPFSQANAGAALADIALPRSAPRGRWTALLHVEGIEEATGSLSFSVEDFAPQRLAVTATGQETVPLGAGDTRKVDVSARFLYGAPGAGLQTQGEARLRADTDPFPAFKGFAWGDQGKPFDEKYLDLGSTVTDGEGHAILSVGTGDVGDNAQPLVASVTASVFEPGGRPVREGLELKIRTKAVYYGVKVEQGESGKGDPPVSLDIIAVNAAGQRIGATATYTLVAERWDYDWFQQNGRWQWRRSSRDAIVAKAQVNIGAGQPAKIARRLGWGDYRLEVEGADGAKTVTRFSAGWGAPAREGEAPDVVRVTAGTKTYAQGDTVEITLKPPYAGEAQIAVATDRLIDLKTVSVGENGTTVRLKTSAAWGGGAYVMVSVIQPRDPVASPKPRRALGLVYVPIDPKGRKLTVDLGTPSKIDSKAPVEIPVKVSGMGLGQKARITIAAVDEGILRLTHQESPDPVKWYFGKRALTLNYRDDYGRLLDPNMGAPANVNFGGDEIGGEGLTTTPIKTVALWSGVVETGFDGKAVVKLPAADFNGELRIQAVAWTDTAVGSASKPLTVRQPVVADLNLPRFLAPGDEAYATLELHNVEGKPGAYTAEAFSMGGLKVAFKKVFQLVLGQRVAEKIPFLAPDVTGVGKIGFKVAGPGFATQKDYPIQTRLGWGDIVRTTTEPQKPGEAFTPSYPLLAGLAAGDVTMQVSYSPIRGFDPSAIAVALQRYPYGCTEQLVSTAYPLLYAQTFSNDPKLKRTPAALAGAVGKLLDRQTLDGAFGLWRVGDGEADPWLGAYVVDFLLEAKAQGVAVPDAAIDKAVGAMRQVSRPEGWASVAYRMEYPGWWASNEDASKKATERMRRRASAYALYVMAKAGKGDLARLRWWHDVQMKDEDQPIAKAYVAAGLARMGDNARARSAMRQAVGSLGYRDEMDWYQSALRDTAVLTALAAESGMMDVARQMQGRLENSVKDPDALNTQEQAALLHAANALIKASGPISIQATGANPLPPAGGAPRWAVGKLADARFVNTGKGVLWRTVSVRGTPVSAPPASASGLSVGKRLLSMSGAAIDPASIRQGDRIIVLVSGRSMQARSMALVVDDALPAGFEIETTLGADDAQNGPFKFLGELTAADVQESRDDRFIAAVDLEGNKAFALAYVARAVTPGSFFLPGAVAKDMYRPAIEARSTASRATIAPGP
- a CDS encoding carbonic anhydrase; translated protein: MVSRRLLLGALAGMAAPALAFAEGEGHGPSVLTKKGRRTASALKHQASDKAALDKALASVKPMEPDPAHEPESHAPPQEVTPEEALGRLKHGNAIFARGGANLMLPSLARVAELSNGQKPFAIVVGCSDSRVAPELVFDCNLGELFVVRVAGSTVGREGLGSIIYAVEHLGAPLIVVLGHTKCGAVGAAVDVATKHAHLHGALHEMVLPILPAVVAAEERHPADLQDAAIRQNVRDVAARLKVADGVLAEKLAEGRLKVVSACYDLTTGLVAFDA